In Methanosphaera sp. ISO3-F5, a genomic segment contains:
- a CDS encoding nucleotidyltransferase family protein, giving the protein MQMEKFVEDIIVRDKKQFREDCLSPSFKLVGTENITPVIADFTEYSPLHNGHLFCMREAKRLHPDALFVAVIPGLFERNGRGLPYIMTRHKRAELAIKLGADIAVEGPPMGIMGSGQYSLCLSLMFKYLNADYIPRGYISQDPEFKIILDYINNGKGVAPKPYKIVSMEDKKVLLEGKLSNDDYVIVSLSKSLTKINFNFKNKFIFVPRLENVSGTKIRQLVSNGQVDELDDMLPQETINMLKKEISDDHAPLHDTRATNQLLNNVNNFSEKDLNNLNLIDSQTVDNILKNRPFNTIKEVTQNITQGFSTHRKQRILSVLEVGIFKDEVHKYINSYPQKIRVLGYKNKEVLKKFEQNLKNNLQGDNGKIWQ; this is encoded by the coding sequence ATGCAAATGGAAAAATTTGTTGAGGATATTATTGTTAGAGATAAAAAACAATTTAGGGAGGATTGTCTTTCTCCTTCATTTAAGTTGGTTGGTACGGAGAATATAACTCCTGTTATTGCGGATTTTACTGAGTATTCTCCGTTACATAATGGTCATTTATTTTGTATGCGTGAGGCTAAAAGGTTACATCCTGATGCTTTGTTTGTTGCTGTTATTCCTGGCTTGTTTGAACGTAATGGTAGGGGTTTGCCTTATATTATGACTCGTCATAAGCGTGCTGAGTTGGCTATTAAGTTGGGGGCTGATATTGCGGTGGAGGGTCCTCCTATGGGTATTATGGGTTCTGGTCAATATTCTCTTTGTTTGTCTTTGATGTTTAAATATTTGAATGCAGATTATATTCCTAGGGGATATATTAGTCAAGATCCTGAATTTAAAATAATACTGGACTACATAAATAATGGTAAAGGTGTTGCACCAAAACCATACAAAATTGTTTCAATGGAAGATAAAAAGGTGCTTCTTGAAGGTAAATTAAGCAATGATGATTATGTTATTGTTTCTTTATCCAAATCTTTAACTAAGATAAACTTTAATTTTAAGAACAAATTTATTTTTGTACCAAGACTAGAAAATGTAAGCGGAACCAAAATTAGACAATTAGTATCAAACGGACAAGTCGACGAATTAGATGACATGTTACCTCAAGAAACAATAAACATGCTAAAAAAAGAAATCTCTGATGACCACGCACCATTACATGATACAAGAGCAACTAATCAATTACTAAATAACGTCAACAATTTCTCTGAAAAAGACTTAAATAACCTAAATCTAATAGATTCACAAACAGTGGACAATATACTCAAAAACAGGCCATTTAACACAATAAAAGAAGTAACACAAAACATCACACAAGGATTCAGTACACATAGAAAACAAAGAATATTAAGTGTATTAGAAGTAGGTATTTTTAAGGATGAAGTACATAAATATATAAATAGTTATCCACAAAAAATCAGAGTATTAGGATATAAAAATAAAGAAGTTCTAAAAAAATTTGAACAAAACTTAAAAAATAATTTACAAGGAGATAATGGAAAAATATGGCAATAA
- the mcrA gene encoding coenzyme-B sulfoethylthiotransferase subunit alpha, translated as MVDEKKLFLKALQEKFDEDPEEQNTKYYCYGGWEQSARKREFNEQAEKAMEARGGLPFYNPDIGVPLGQRKLMAYQVSGTDTYVEGDDLHFCNNSAIQQLVDDIKRTIIVGMDTAHGVLEQRLGVEVTPETINEYLETINHALPGGAVVQEHMVEVDPGLVVDSYAKVFSGDDELVDQLDSRFVIDINKEFPEEQAEQLKKYIGKKTYQVSRVPTLVVRACDGGTTSRWSAMQIGMSFISAYKLCAGEAAIADFSYAAKHADVISMASAMPARRARGPNEPGGVTFGAISDMVQTSRVSDDPAKISLEVIGAASPLYDQVWLGSYMSGGVGFTQYATAAYTDEILDDFVYYGKDYVEKNYGGLCQAEASTEVVRDIASEVTLYALEQYETPAALEDHFGGSQRACVAAAGAGCSVAFATANSNAGVNGWYLSQLLHKEGHSRLGFYGYDLQDQCGSSNSLSIRSDEGLIHELRGPNYPNYAMNVGHQPEYAGIAQAPHAARGDAFALNPLIKVAFADNNLTFDWANPRACIAKGAIREFMPSGERDLINPAL; from the coding sequence ATGGTAGATGAGAAAAAATTATTCTTAAAGGCTTTACAAGAAAAATTTGATGAAGACCCTGAAGAACAAAACACTAAATATTACTGCTATGGTGGATGGGAACAATCCGCAAGAAAAAGAGAATTTAATGAACAAGCAGAAAAAGCTATGGAAGCTCGTGGAGGATTACCATTCTACAACCCAGACATAGGTGTACCTCTCGGACAAAGAAAATTAATGGCATACCAAGTATCTGGAACAGACACATACGTAGAAGGGGACGACCTTCACTTCTGTAACAACTCAGCTATCCAACAATTAGTAGACGATATAAAAAGAACAATTATCGTAGGTATGGATACAGCTCACGGTGTACTTGAACAAAGGTTAGGTGTAGAAGTAACTCCTGAAACAATCAACGAGTACTTAGAAACAATCAACCACGCACTCCCTGGAGGAGCAGTAGTACAAGAACACATGGTAGAAGTAGACCCAGGATTAGTAGTAGATTCCTACGCAAAAGTATTCTCAGGTGACGACGAATTAGTAGATCAATTAGATTCAAGATTCGTAATCGACATCAACAAAGAATTCCCTGAAGAACAAGCAGAACAACTCAAAAAATACATAGGTAAAAAAACATACCAAGTATCAAGAGTACCTACATTAGTAGTACGTGCTTGTGACGGTGGTACCACCTCAAGATGGTCTGCTATGCAAATCGGTATGAGTTTCATCTCAGCATACAAATTATGTGCAGGAGAAGCAGCAATTGCAGATTTCTCATACGCAGCAAAACACGCAGACGTAATCTCTATGGCTAGTGCAATGCCAGCAAGAAGAGCAAGAGGTCCTAACGAACCTGGAGGAGTAACCTTCGGTGCAATCTCTGATATGGTACAAACCAGCAGAGTATCAGATGACCCTGCAAAAATATCATTAGAAGTAATCGGTGCAGCATCCCCATTATACGACCAAGTATGGTTAGGTTCATACATGTCTGGTGGTGTAGGATTCACACAATATGCTACAGCAGCATACACTGACGAAATCTTAGACGACTTCGTATACTACGGTAAAGACTATGTAGAGAAAAACTATGGTGGATTATGTCAAGCTGAAGCTTCAACAGAAGTAGTAAGAGACATTGCAAGTGAAGTAACCCTTTACGCATTAGAACAATACGAAACCCCAGCAGCACTCGAAGACCACTTCGGTGGATCACAAAGAGCATGTGTAGCTGCAGCAGGTGCAGGTTGTTCAGTAGCATTCGCAACTGCTAACTCCAACGCAGGTGTAAACGGATGGTACTTAAGTCAATTATTACACAAAGAAGGACACAGCAGATTAGGATTCTACGGTTACGACTTACAAGATCAATGTGGATCATCCAACTCCTTATCCATAAGAAGTGACGAAGGTCTCATCCACGAATTAAGAGGTCCTAACTACCCTAACTATGCAATGAACGTAGGTCACCAACCTGAATATGCAGGTATTGCTCAAGCACCTCACGCAGCAAGAGGAGACGCATTTGCACTTAACCCATTAATCAAAGTTGCATTTGCAGACAACAACTTAACATTCGATTGGGCTAACCCAAGAGCATGTATCGCAAAAGGTGCAATTAGAGAATTCATGCCTAGCGGAGAACGTGACTTAATTAACCCTGCATTATAA
- the mcrD gene encoding methyl-coenzyme M reductase operon protein D: protein MSAEVEEQNIIKATDVKIFPYRILKPTTTEKILNQILQLEGVLRVLLNGESLPTIVNFGPAKGLPVNHTDRKTINVKGNDVPLRVSVGEIILTVQLDNLEDFVEKADEILDNTLNFGYDIKVGIFNKTQTSVSDYMKYGEGFEDKIDSRLIGLVDPNAKSSETVRYIR, encoded by the coding sequence ATGTCAGCAGAAGTAGAAGAACAAAATATCATTAAAGCAACTGATGTGAAAATTTTCCCATATAGGATATTAAAACCAACAACAACTGAAAAAATATTAAACCAAATATTACAGTTAGAAGGAGTTTTAAGAGTATTACTTAATGGTGAATCATTACCTACAATAGTTAACTTTGGCCCAGCAAAGGGATTGCCAGTTAACCATACAGATAGAAAAACTATCAACGTAAAAGGTAACGACGTTCCACTACGTGTTTCTGTTGGTGAAATAATTTTAACAGTCCAATTAGACAATCTTGAAGATTTTGTAGAAAAGGCTGATGAAATTTTGGATAATACTCTAAACTTTGGTTATGATATTAAAGTTGGAATATTTAATAAAACTCAAACTTCCGTTTCAGATTACATGAAATACGGTGAAGGATTTGAAGACAAAATAGATTCAAGACTAATAGGATTAGTAGATCCAAACGCAAAATCATCAGAAACTGTTAGATATATCAGGTGA
- a CDS encoding peptidylprolyl isomerase has protein sequence MAINDKAFIRLNYTGKVKETGDVFDTTYQEVAEEAGIANPDKDYHPMVLAVGSSQLLPKLHEEIQKLDVGDKQTVEIAAEDAFGKRDPSKIQLIPMKEFKKQNIKPFVGMPLSLEGNPGIVRTVDGGRVRVDFNHELAGKDIVYELEIVEEIEDNEEKIKGLIEVYYGNPSLNLDEAKIEFEDDIAKINLGLIAGFDQRSAQEVTLSKFRVAREIYENIEEIEKVQFIDEFEDNTPEETEEEEIPEVLPEDEE, from the coding sequence ATGGCAATAAATGATAAAGCTTTCATAAGATTAAATTACACAGGTAAAGTAAAAGAAACTGGAGACGTATTCGACACAACATACCAAGAAGTTGCAGAAGAAGCAGGAATAGCAAATCCAGATAAAGATTACCATCCAATGGTTTTAGCTGTAGGATCAAGTCAACTCTTACCAAAATTACATGAAGAAATCCAAAAATTAGATGTAGGAGACAAACAAACAGTCGAAATTGCAGCAGAAGATGCATTCGGTAAAAGAGATCCAAGTAAAATACAACTAATACCAATGAAAGAATTCAAAAAACAAAACATCAAACCATTTGTAGGAATGCCTTTATCATTAGAAGGAAACCCTGGAATAGTAAGAACAGTAGATGGTGGAAGAGTAAGAGTAGACTTCAACCATGAACTAGCAGGAAAAGACATAGTATACGAATTAGAAATAGTTGAAGAAATCGAAGACAACGAAGAAAAAATTAAAGGATTAATAGAAGTATACTACGGAAACCCTAGCTTAAACTTAGATGAAGCAAAAATCGAATTTGAAGACGATATTGCAAAAATCAACTTAGGATTAATTGCAGGATTCGACCAAAGATCAGCACAAGAAGTAACACTCTCAAAATTCAGAGTAGCAAGAGAAATCTATGAAAACATTGAAGAAATAGAAAAAGTTCAATTCATAGACGAATTCGAAGATAACACTCCAGAAGAAACTGAAGAAGAAGAAATTCCTGAAGTTTTACCTGAAGATGAAGAATAA
- the mcrG gene encoding coenzyme-B sulfoethylthiotransferase subunit gamma — protein sequence MAYDVQFYPGESKIAENRRKHLNPDYELEILRSIADDDIVKLLSHRNPGEGYKTVHPPLDEMDFEADDMKDFVEPIDGAKKGIRIRYVQFADSMYNAPAQPYDRARSYMRRFRGVDTGTLSGRQVVEMRESDLEETSKLLMESEFFDPAKTGLRGATVHGHSLRLDENGLMFDALQRYVYDEDEGVVKYVKNQVGVELDEPISVGEPLPEDKLKEITTIYRYDNVSLRDDPEVIKVVEEVHFARTAGGYGLEVFNDDLQSKLGGN from the coding sequence ATGGCATATGACGTACAATTTTATCCTGGGGAAAGTAAAATTGCGGAAAACCGTAGAAAACACTTAAACCCAGATTATGAACTCGAAATACTAAGAAGTATTGCAGATGACGATATAGTAAAACTTTTAAGTCACAGAAACCCAGGGGAAGGTTACAAAACAGTACACCCACCTCTCGATGAAATGGACTTTGAAGCAGATGATATGAAAGACTTCGTAGAACCAATCGACGGAGCAAAAAAAGGAATTCGTATAAGATACGTACAATTCGCAGACTCAATGTATAACGCACCAGCTCAACCATACGACAGAGCAAGATCATACATGAGAAGATTCAGAGGAGTAGACACAGGTACACTCTCAGGAAGACAAGTAGTAGAAATGAGAGAATCCGACTTAGAAGAAACTTCCAAATTATTAATGGAATCCGAATTCTTCGACCCAGCAAAAACTGGATTAAGAGGAGCAACAGTACACGGTCACTCATTAAGACTCGATGAAAACGGTTTAATGTTCGACGCATTACAAAGATACGTATATGATGAAGATGAAGGAGTAGTTAAATACGTAAAAAACCAAGTAGGTGTAGAACTCGACGAACCTATATCAGTAGGAGAACCATTACCAGAAGACAAACTTAAAGAAATCACAACTATTTACAGATATGATAACGTAAGTTTAAGAGACGACCCAGAAGTTATTAAAGTAGTAGAAGAAGTACACTTTGCAAGAACTGCTGGTGGATATGGTTTAGAAGTATTCAACGACGATTTACAAAGTAAATTAGGTGGTAACTAA
- a CDS encoding KEOPS complex subunit Pcc1 — MKIKTKLTFNYINRKYAEIAYQSLYPDNEGFVESYVDDKKLVCIIENENISTVLNTVDDLIQCEKMIEMTSEII, encoded by the coding sequence ATGAAAATTAAAACTAAATTAACTTTTAATTACATTAACAGAAAATATGCAGAAATTGCTTATCAATCATTATATCCTGATAATGAAGGTTTTGTTGAATCATATGTTGATGATAAAAAATTAGTTTGTATTATTGAGAATGAGAATATTTCCACTGTTTTAAATACTGTTGATGATTTAATTCAGTGCGAAAAAATGATTGAAATGACTTCAGAAATTATATAA
- a CDS encoding dihydroorotase family protein: MSNIILKNCKTIDNKIINLIIEDGKIKKITKQLLSSDKTTDKIINIKENIIIPGLIDTHVHLRDPGLTHKENWTTGSQAAAHGGYTTIIDMPNTSPLTNTLKNFKEKKEIAKNKSYVDYALHAGVKTQKDVNEILEEKPASYKIFMDLHNNNELFEMFKYVSKTGKPLSLHCEDKTLVDYNIKTLSSNPENDKKTITYSYARSALAELIAVNRAIEYAKQLNLQLHLCHISTRQTLELIREARTKINISIEATPHHIFLDNSTYETYGIKAKTNPPLRDENYNINIEHMKEFDSIGTDHAPHTLEEKLKNTWNSAAGIPGLENTLPLLLTEVNNNNITLQEVVRLMSTNPAKIFKIPNKGEIKVGYDADITVIDMKLEGKIDTETFYTKGKYTPFEEREYTGKNIMTINRGNIICENDEVIKCENKYVY; this comes from the coding sequence ATGTCAAATATAATATTAAAAAACTGTAAAACAATAGACAACAAAATTATAAACCTCATAATAGAAGATGGAAAAATAAAAAAAATAACAAAACAACTACTAAGCTCAGATAAAACAACAGACAAAATAATAAACATAAAAGAAAACATCATCATCCCAGGACTAATTGACACACACGTACACCTAAGAGATCCAGGACTAACACATAAAGAAAACTGGACAACAGGAAGCCAAGCAGCAGCACATGGAGGATACACAACAATAATAGACATGCCAAATACCAGTCCATTAACCAACACACTAAAAAACTTTAAAGAAAAAAAAGAAATAGCCAAAAATAAATCATATGTAGACTACGCATTACATGCAGGAGTAAAAACACAAAAAGATGTTAATGAAATTCTAGAAGAAAAACCCGCATCATACAAAATATTCATGGACCTACACAATAACAATGAATTATTCGAAATGTTCAAATACGTATCAAAAACAGGTAAACCCTTAAGCTTACACTGTGAAGACAAAACATTAGTCGATTACAACATTAAAACATTAAGCAGCAATCCAGAAAATGATAAAAAAACCATAACATACAGTTATGCAAGAAGTGCACTAGCAGAACTAATAGCAGTAAACAGAGCAATAGAATATGCCAAACAATTAAACTTACAACTACATTTATGTCATATCAGTACTAGACAAACACTAGAACTGATAAGAGAAGCAAGAACAAAAATAAATATAAGCATAGAAGCTACACCACACCACATATTCCTAGACAACAGCACATATGAAACATATGGAATAAAAGCAAAAACAAATCCGCCACTAAGAGATGAAAATTATAACATTAACATAGAACACATGAAAGAATTTGATTCAATAGGAACAGATCATGCACCACACACACTAGAAGAAAAACTGAAGAACACATGGAATAGTGCAGCCGGAATACCAGGACTAGAAAACACACTACCATTATTATTAACAGAAGTAAACAATAACAATATTACATTACAGGAAGTAGTACGATTAATGAGCACTAATCCGGCAAAAATATTTAAAATCCCAAATAAAGGCGAGATAAAAGTAGGATATGACGCTGATATAACAGTAATAGATATGAAACTTGAAGGAAAAATAGATACTGAAACATTTTATACGAAAGGTAAATACACACCATTCGAAGAAAGAGAGTATACTGGTAAGAACATAATGACTATAAATAGGGGAAATATTATTTGCGAAAATGATGAAGTTATAAAATGTGAAAATAAGTATGTGTATTAA
- the rplJ gene encoding 50S ribosomal protein L16, translating to MVRPYTRKDYIRKIPASKIVQYDMGNLSEDFPLEISLAVKDHTHLSHNSLEAARVASNRYLQRTTGKLGYRLKIRVYPHHIVRENPMATGAGADRVQSGMRGAFGKAVSSEALVRKNQKVITAYVNVKDFESAKTALYRAAMKLPVSCKLVVDKGHDLVQF from the coding sequence ATGGTAAGACCATACACAAGAAAAGATTATATTAGAAAAATCCCAGCATCAAAAATTGTACAATATGATATGGGTAACTTATCAGAAGATTTCCCACTAGAAATCTCATTAGCAGTAAAAGATCACACTCATTTATCACACAACTCATTAGAAGCAGCAAGGGTTGCATCTAACAGATACTTACAAAGAACCACAGGTAAACTAGGATACAGATTAAAAATCAGAGTATACCCACACCACATAGTAAGAGAAAACCCAATGGCAACCGGAGCAGGTGCAGATAGGGTACAAAGTGGAATGAGAGGAGCATTCGGTAAAGCAGTAAGTTCAGAAGCATTAGTACGCAAAAACCAAAAAGTTATCACAGCATACGTAAATGTGAAAGACTTCGAAAGTGCAAAAACAGCACTTTACAGAGCTGCAATGAAATTACCAGTATCCTGTAAATTAGTAGTTGACAAAGGACATGACCTTGTTCAATTCTAA
- the mcrB gene encoding coenzyme-B sulfoethylthiotransferase subunit beta, with translation MPTYEDKIDLYGVDGKLLEEQVPLEAISPVVNPTIKNIIQEIKRSVAVNLAGIEKSLANGAYGGKANFIPGRELELDIVGNADAIADKMSKMLKVDADDDFNLELLNGGKQVLVQVPSERLAVSGDYSVAPLATGSALIQAILDTFDINKYQASEIKTAAMGGYPHNVKLGGAITTLLGQTTHLEGLGYSLRNIGANHVVAITKKNTLNAVALSSILEQTATFEMGDAIGAFERSHLLGLAFQGLNANNLVYDLVKENGKGTLGDVVVALLSRALDDGVIKVKETLPSGYKLYEPVDWALWNAYAAAGLVASVIVNVGAARAAQGIASSILYFNDILEYEAGLPGVDFGRVMGVGVGMSFFSHGIYGGGGPGIFNGNHVVTRHSKGYAIPCDTAAMSLDSGTQMFSVEATSALVGEVYGSVDNLREPVKYVAEGASQIKDKI, from the coding sequence ATGCCAACATATGAAGACAAAATAGATTTATATGGGGTAGATGGAAAACTTTTAGAAGAACAAGTACCTCTAGAAGCAATTAGTCCAGTAGTAAACCCTACAATTAAAAATATTATACAAGAAATTAAGCGTTCTGTTGCTGTAAACCTTGCAGGAATAGAAAAATCATTAGCAAACGGTGCTTACGGTGGAAAAGCAAACTTTATTCCTGGTAGGGAATTAGAATTAGATATCGTAGGAAATGCAGATGCAATTGCAGACAAAATGTCAAAAATGTTAAAAGTTGACGCTGATGATGACTTCAACCTTGAATTATTAAATGGTGGAAAACAAGTATTAGTACAAGTACCATCAGAAAGATTAGCTGTTTCTGGTGACTATTCAGTAGCACCATTAGCAACAGGTTCAGCTTTAATCCAAGCTATTCTCGATACATTTGATATTAACAAATATCAAGCATCAGAAATTAAAACAGCTGCTATGGGTGGATACCCACATAACGTAAAATTAGGCGGAGCAATCACAACACTTTTAGGTCAAACAACTCACCTTGAAGGTTTAGGATACAGCCTAAGAAACATTGGTGCTAACCACGTAGTAGCAATCACTAAGAAAAACACTCTTAACGCAGTAGCTTTATCATCCATCCTTGAACAAACCGCAACATTCGAAATGGGTGACGCAATAGGTGCATTCGAAAGAAGCCACTTATTAGGTTTAGCATTCCAAGGATTAAACGCAAACAACTTAGTTTACGATTTAGTTAAAGAAAATGGTAAAGGAACTCTTGGAGATGTAGTAGTAGCATTATTATCAAGAGCATTAGACGATGGAGTAATCAAAGTAAAAGAAACATTACCTTCCGGATACAAATTATATGAACCAGTTGACTGGGCATTATGGAACGCATATGCAGCAGCAGGTCTCGTAGCTTCCGTTATTGTAAACGTAGGTGCAGCAAGAGCAGCACAAGGTATCGCATCATCCATCCTATACTTCAACGATATTCTCGAATACGAAGCAGGTTTACCTGGTGTAGACTTTGGTAGAGTAATGGGTGTAGGTGTAGGTATGAGTTTCTTCTCACACGGTATATACGGTGGAGGAGGACCAGGTATCTTCAACGGTAACCACGTAGTAACAAGACACAGTAAAGGATACGCAATTCCATGTGATACAGCAGCAATGTCCTTAGATTCAGGTACACAAATGTTCTCTGTAGAAGCAACATCTGCTTTAGTTGGAGAAGTATATGGTAGTGTAGACAATTTAAGAGAACCAGTAAAATATGTTGCTGAAGGAGCAAGTCAAATAAAAGATAAAATCTAA
- the ppsA gene encoding phosphoenolpyruvate synthase, with product MNYVEFFKQLSKDDIPVAGGKGANLGELTNAGIPVPPGFVITAGTYQKFITETGIVDQINAMLASLDINNTSELQKVAEDIKDLIVTTPIPDDIQNAIIESYNKLCLDVEKDDVVVAIRSSATAEDLPDASFAGQQDTYLNISGIDDVLINVRMCWASLFEARAIFYRAENDFDHSKVLIAVVVQQMVNSEKAGVMFTVDPSTGEEEMLIEGAWGLGEGVVSGTVTPDTCRYDKANDEIKSYRINTKKTMFTKDPETGATVQIEVPEDKKDERVLTDGDLEQLTQLGRRIQKHYGAPMDTEWGIENDKVFMLQARPITTLDNIDEDKNNESLDDEEERVILTRGLGASPGLVSGTVKIIKKLDELDKILDGDILVTTMTTPDMVPAMKRANGIVTDEGGVTCHAAIISRELGIPCVAGTGEATTILEENTQVTIDGKKGIVFEGAFGGNKDDASNEESQATTSAAPLITVTDVKVNVSMAEAAQKAYATGADGVGLLRTEHMMLATGIVPYKFIDEGREDELVQVLVDNILKVVDVFYPKTVWYRTLDAPTDEFKTLEGGENEPDEANPMLGWRGIKRELDQPDILRAEFKAIKKLHDQGYTNIGVMLPLLHKPSELHDAKEIAKSVGLIPHVDVDFGMMVETPASALIIEDFIAEGLDFVSFGTNDLTQYTLALDRNNELVAKHYTEAHPAVLKLIMHVIEKCNEAGVTTSICGQAGSKPEIVEKLVEAGISSISANTDAVPTIRKLVAKVEKRIMLDAARKVLKNE from the coding sequence ATGAACTATGTTGAGTTTTTTAAACAGCTTTCAAAGGATGATATTCCTGTAGCTGGAGGTAAAGGAGCTAACCTTGGAGAATTAACAAATGCAGGAATTCCAGTACCACCAGGTTTTGTTATCACAGCAGGAACATATCAAAAATTCATCACAGAAACTGGAATTGTAGACCAAATAAATGCAATGCTAGCAAGTCTAGATATCAATAACACAAGTGAATTACAAAAAGTAGCAGAAGACATAAAAGATCTAATAGTTACCACACCAATTCCTGATGATATCCAAAATGCTATCATAGAATCATATAACAAACTATGTTTAGATGTAGAAAAAGATGATGTAGTAGTAGCAATAAGATCATCTGCAACAGCAGAAGACCTACCTGACGCATCATTCGCAGGTCAACAAGACACTTACCTAAACATCAGCGGAATAGATGATGTATTAATAAATGTAAGAATGTGTTGGGCTTCATTATTCGAAGCTAGAGCAATATTCTACAGAGCTGAAAATGACTTTGATCATTCAAAAGTATTAATAGCAGTAGTAGTTCAACAAATGGTTAACTCTGAAAAAGCTGGAGTAATGTTCACAGTAGACCCATCAACCGGGGAAGAAGAAATGCTCATAGAAGGTGCATGGGGACTAGGAGAAGGTGTAGTATCCGGTACAGTAACACCTGATACATGCAGGTATGATAAAGCAAATGATGAAATCAAATCATACAGAATAAACACCAAAAAAACAATGTTTACCAAAGACCCAGAAACCGGTGCAACAGTACAAATAGAAGTTCCAGAAGACAAAAAAGATGAACGTGTACTAACTGATGGAGATTTAGAACAACTAACCCAACTTGGAAGAAGAATACAAAAACATTACGGTGCACCTATGGACACTGAATGGGGTATAGAAAACGATAAAGTATTCATGCTTCAAGCAAGACCAATCACAACTCTAGACAACATCGATGAAGACAAAAACAATGAATCATTAGATGATGAAGAAGAAAGAGTTATATTAACCAGAGGATTAGGAGCAAGTCCTGGATTAGTATCAGGTACAGTTAAAATCATCAAAAAACTAGATGAACTCGATAAAATCCTCGATGGAGACATTCTAGTCACTACTATGACAACTCCTGACATGGTTCCAGCAATGAAAAGAGCAAACGGTATAGTAACTGATGAAGGTGGAGTAACCTGTCACGCAGCAATCATTTCCAGAGAATTAGGAATACCATGTGTAGCAGGAACAGGTGAAGCAACAACAATCCTCGAAGAAAATACCCAAGTAACAATAGATGGTAAAAAAGGTATAGTATTCGAAGGAGCATTTGGAGGAAACAAAGACGATGCTTCAAATGAAGAATCACAAGCCACAACCTCTGCAGCACCATTAATAACTGTTACTGATGTTAAAGTAAATGTAAGTATGGCTGAAGCAGCACAAAAAGCTTACGCAACAGGAGCAGACGGTGTAGGATTACTCAGAACAGAGCATATGATGCTTGCAACAGGAATAGTACCATACAAATTTATTGATGAAGGCCGAGAAGATGAACTAGTACAAGTATTAGTTGATAACATACTCAAAGTAGTTGACGTATTCTATCCAAAAACAGTTTGGTACAGAACACTCGATGCACCTACCGATGAATTTAAAACTTTAGAAGGTGGAGAAAACGAACCTGACGAAGCAAACCCAATGCTAGGTTGGAGAGGAATAAAAAGAGAATTAGATCAACCAGACATTCTCAGAGCAGAATTCAAAGCTATTAAAAAACTACATGACCAAGGATACACAAATATTGGTGTAATGTTACCATTATTACATAAACCTTCCGAACTTCATGATGCTAAAGAAATAGCTAAATCAGTAGGTTTAATACCACATGTTGATGTAGACTTTGGTATGATGGTTGAAACTCCAGCATCAGCACTTATCATAGAAGATTTCATCGCAGAAGGCCTTGACTTTGTAAGTTTTGGAACAAATGATTTAACACAATATACTCTTGCATTAGACAGAAATAATGAGTTAGTTGCAAAACATTACACAGAAGCACATCCTGCTGTACTAAAATTAATCATGCATGTAATTGAAAAATGTAATGAAGCAGGAGTAACTACAAGTATCTGTGGACAAGCAGGTAGTAAACCAGAAATTGTTGAAAAATTGGTTGAAGCTGGAATAAGCAGTATTTCAGCAAATACTGATGCAGTTCCAACAATAAGAAAATTAGTTGCTAAAGTAGAAAAGAGAATTATGCTTGATGCAGCTAGAAAAGTTTTAAAAAATGAATAA